AGCTGAACAAAGAATGAAGAACCTACCAGGAAGCGAGCTCGAATTCCGACCCGACTTCCTCGATTCCTCCACCGCCCGGTCCGCCGACAACTGCAAAGGCGCCGCCGGCGACAAGTTCTCATCTTCCACGGGTTTCACACGGACAACGACAGAACCCAATCTCCCACCCCTCACCCCTTCCCGCCTCCAATCCGGAGCGGCCACAGCCGGAAGAGCTCTCGACGGCACATGTGGCGGCGGCGGGAGCCGGCATGACCAGCCGACGCCGGCCCCAGGGACGTGGAAGCCATGTCCGGCTCCTTCAACTTGGAAACCTCGGAGCCCAGAACAGCGCATTATCGATCCAATAGGATGAAGAAAAAAAAGCGGGACCTTTTTCTCGACGGCGGACCGTAGTTATCAAGAGAGGTGGGTGGGGAGGGGAGCAGAGGGAAGAAACAAGAGC
This DNA window, taken from Musa acuminata AAA Group cultivar baxijiao chromosome BXJ3-7, Cavendish_Baxijiao_AAA, whole genome shotgun sequence, encodes the following:
- the LOC108951154 gene encoding arogenate dehydratase 5, chloroplastic-like, with amino-acid sequence MRCSGLRGFQVEGAGHGFHVPGAGVGWSCRLPPPPHVPSRALPAVAAPDWRREGVRGGRLGSVVVRVKPVEDENLSPAAPLQLSADRAVEESRKSGRNSSSLPEPLSLTDLSVSEHGSKVRVGYQGSPGVFSEDSVLKAYPQGEAVPCEQFEVAFKVNEISS